Below is a window of Saccharomonospora viridis DSM 43017 DNA.
TCGCGACGCGGATGATGCCGCGCATCTCCGCCGAGCCGATCGGGGAGCGGCTGCCGGAGGTCCAGCTCGCCCCACCGAAGGAAGACGAGAAGAAGGGGCCTTCGCTGGCCAAGGCCAGCGGTCGCATGGCCATCGCCACGCTGACCAGCCGGATCACCGGTTTCGCGTGGAAGGTCATGCTCGCGTGGGTCGCGACCCTCGGCGTGCTCTACGACTCCTTCACCGTCGCCAACACCCTGCCGTTGATCATCAACGAGCTGTTGCTCGGCGGTGTGCTCACCAGTGTGGTCGTGCCGCTGCTGGTGCGTTCACAGGACGACGAGGACGGCGGCGAGGCCTACACGCAGAGACTGCTGACCCTCGCCATCACCGTGCTCGGCATCGGCACGGTGGTCTCCACGGCGTGTGCGCCGTGGCTCACCGGGCTGTTGATGGACGACAGCGGGGACGCGAACCCGCAACTGGCCACGTGGTTCGCCTACCTGCTGCTTCCCGGCCTGTTGTTCTACGGGCTGTTCGCCGTGCTGTCGGCCATCCTCAACGCCAAGCAGATCTTCGGCCCCGCACAGTGGGCGCCGGTCATCAACAACCTGGTCATCTTCGCCACGATCGCCGCGTTCGCCCTGGTTCCCGGCGATCCGACCATCGTGCCGACCCGCATGAGCGACCCGCAGGTCCTGGTGCTGGGGATCGGCGTGCTCACGGCGATGGTGGCGCAGGCGATGTTCCTCGTGCCCCCGCTCCTCCGCTCGGGTTTCAAGTTCAAGTGGCGGTTCGGCATCGACGAGCGGCTCAAGGAGTTCGGCGGACTCGCCGCGTGGGTTCTCGGCTACGTCGCCGTCAGCCAGATCGGCATGGTGGTGAACACCCGGGTCCTCACGGGCGGCGCGGCCGGTGGACCGTCGATCTACTCGAACGCCTGGCTGTTGTTCCAGCTGCCGTACGGCGTCATCGGGGTCTCGCTGCTGACCGCGTTGATGCCCAAGATGAGCAGGGCCGCAGCCGACGGCGATCACCGCAAGCTCGTCAGTGACCTGTCGTACGGCTCACGGATCACCACGATCATGCTGATGCCGGTCTCCGCTGTGATGGCGGTGGCGGGGCAGTCCATCGGTGTGGCCCTGTTCGCGTTCGGCAAGGGCTCGGTCGAGGACGCCGAGCGGCTGGGACAGGCGCTGGCGGTGTCGGCGTTCGGACTGGTGCCGTACGCGCTGGTGATGCTTCAGATGCGCGTGTTCTACGCGATGAAGGACTCGCGCACGCCGACACTGATCATGTGCGTGATGACGGCGGTCAAGATCCCGCTGTTGTACCTCGCCTCGGCCGTTTTGGAACCGACCCACGTGGTGCTCGGCGTGATGCTGGTGAACTCGCTGGTCTTCGTGGTGGGCGCCGTCATGGGTCAGGTGTGGCTGTGGGTGAAGCTCGGCAACCTGCGGAGCAAGCGCGTGCTCGGCGTGATCCTGTTCACCGTGATCGCGAGCGGTCTCGGGGCTTTGGCGGCCGCGCTGGTGGGCGCGGTGATCCCGGACTTCCTCGGCTCCGTCGGTAAGGCGTGGGCGACGCTGATCTGCCAGGGCATCGTGGGCATCGCGGTGTCGTTCGGTGTGCTGATCGCTTTGAAGGTGGACGAACTGGCGCCCGTGACCCGCCGAATAGCTGGTTTGCTCCGACGTGGGTAACCCGCCCGGCCCGGATACCCGCGGTCGAGCCCTCGCTTCACGTA
It encodes the following:
- the murJ gene encoding murein biosynthesis integral membrane protein MurJ, whose translation is MRPWRQEEQRRKPAPPKDTERTIFIPREAGVPPGVRWPAADPDVLRPYDELATRMMPRISAEPIGERLPEVQLAPPKEDEKKGPSLAKASGRMAIATLTSRITGFAWKVMLAWVATLGVLYDSFTVANTLPLIINELLLGGVLTSVVVPLLVRSQDDEDGGEAYTQRLLTLAITVLGIGTVVSTACAPWLTGLLMDDSGDANPQLATWFAYLLLPGLLFYGLFAVLSAILNAKQIFGPAQWAPVINNLVIFATIAAFALVPGDPTIVPTRMSDPQVLVLGIGVLTAMVAQAMFLVPPLLRSGFKFKWRFGIDERLKEFGGLAAWVLGYVAVSQIGMVVNTRVLTGGAAGGPSIYSNAWLLFQLPYGVIGVSLLTALMPKMSRAAADGDHRKLVSDLSYGSRITTIMLMPVSAVMAVAGQSIGVALFAFGKGSVEDAERLGQALAVSAFGLVPYALVMLQMRVFYAMKDSRTPTLIMCVMTAVKIPLLYLASAVLEPTHVVLGVMLVNSLVFVVGAVMGQVWLWVKLGNLRSKRVLGVILFTVIASGLGALAAALVGAVIPDFLGSVGKAWATLICQGIVGIAVSFGVLIALKVDELAPVTRRIAGLLRRG